CAGACCAACTCTATAGATTATGCGAAGAACACCGCAATAAGATTGATAAAGGTTCTAAATAACCATTTCACTTGAGAGAGTTTCCCGCTTTTCTTTGCGGGAGCTCACTCCAAATTCTTTCCCTTTCTTCCTCGCTCATCGCAGACCAATTTCCAATTTCTTCAATAGTGCGAAAACAACCAGCACAGAGCCCTGAATCTGGGTCCATCATACAGACTTTGGTACAAGGCGATTTTAGTGACATAGGCCTTAAAATAGTAAATTTTTATAAATTTTCCTAAGCTAGTTTCGGAATCCGTCGATCCTTCCCATAAGGGAAAAGGAATTCGCATGTTGGATTGGGTAGAATCACTTAGAAGTTTATTTACTAATGAAATAGACTGTTACAAGCGCCTTCTGGAATTGGAAGGCAAAAAAAGAGCTGCGATCCATTCTGCGGACGGAAAATCCCTAGAGTCTTTCGTTAAAGAAAGTTATCATATTATGGTGGAAGCCTCCGAATTGGAACGAATTCGAATGAAGGCCATCGAAGATGTCTATGAAAAGGAAAAATTCACGAAAGACGAATCTTCCATCACACTTACAAATTTTTTAAACCAATTGGATCGTGAGTCCAATTTTAAACTAAAAACCTTTGCTTTAGAATTAAAGAAAGTAGTGGCCGATCTGAAAGACGCCATCATCACCAATGACAAACTCTTAAAAACAAGAAAAGAGTTTTTGCAAACAACTGTTGACTCTTTGCAAGAGTTATCGAAAGAAAAAGTTTATACCTCACACAAACAACCGACAAGGCGTGGGCAGGGCCAAAAAGGCGCGATCATTTTGAACGCGACTGCCTAGGAGAATCGTATGGGATCAACATTCCAAGGAATTGAAATAGGGAAACGAGGACTTTCGGTCCACCAACAAGCGATCCAAACCACAGGTCATAACATATCCAATGCGGATAACAAACATTATGCTCGCCAACGAGTGGTAATGAACAGTATGGATCCAATTTATGATCCAGCTTTCAACCGCGCCGAAGTTCCCGGTCAAATTGGCCAAGGGGTAAAAATTTCTGAAATTGAAAGGGTTCGTGATAATTTCATCGATGACCGTATCATTGACTCTTCTTCTCTCAAAGAATATTGGGGCAAAAAAAACGACTACCTATACCAAGTAGAAACAGTATTTAATGAACCAACAGGGACTACACTTCGTTCCATGATGGATCAGTTCTGGTCTTCTTGGGAAGATCTTTCAAATTATCCAGAAGAAACCGCACATAGAGCTGTGGTTCAAGAGAAAGCAGAAGCGCTTGGTTCTCGAATGGAAGATGTGTATCGCAAACTGTCTCTTCTCCGAGATCAGTCCAATCGTGAAATTGAATCGAAGGTAAACCATTTAAATACGGTTGCTGAAAATATCAAATCTCTGAACGAAAAAATCACAAAATCACAAGCATTAGGTGACAACCCGAATGACCTTCTCGACAGAAGGGACGAACTTTTACAAGAACTTGCGGGAATGGCGGACATTACCATTGGCCGCAGTGACGAAGATGAACTCATGGTTTTTATTGGCCAACAGATCCTTGTTCAAGGACAAAAAGTCCATAAAATCGATCTCGTTGGAAACCCGAATAACGATGGGCTTCTTGACTTGAAATGGTCCCAGACAGGGGACACTGTTTTACTTCGTCAGGGAAGTATCCAAGCTCTATACGAAATCCGTGATAAGATCTTGGTTGAGAAAATCAATGCCGTAGATGCCCTTGCCATCAATGCCATGGATGTCATCAACGAAATCCACAAAGATGGATTTGGGCTAAATGGAAAAACCAATTTAAACTTTTTTGAAAGCCGCGCCCTTGCCACCAATACCTTCGGGGAAATCGATACAGACGGCGATGGATTAAACGATAAAACCGCTGTGTTTCGTGTGACAGGTCGCACATCCATTGATGCGGATCGTCCCATTGGAATTTCCGGAACCATGCGTTTTTTAAAAGCAAGTCCTGGTGGGGAAACAGAGGTTCTTGTTCCTTATTCCAAAGATGACACTTTGAATGCAGTGATCAAACGAATCAATCGTTCGGAAACGGGTGTAGTTGCTTACATGTCGCATGACAACCAGTTGGCGCTAAAAGCAACGACAAACTCGCTGGATAAAAAAGAAAACTTTATGATTCGTCACTTAGAAGATTCCGGCGAACTCTTAGTTGGTCTTACCGGAATTCTAACGGCAACAGGAGTGGCAGGATCTTTTGATTATCGAAAAATTGGTGAGATCAACAAGTTCCAAGCCAATGCACAAGACATCACTCTCACACCGATGTATCATCCCTCTTCTTTCTTTAAAATGTCTGAAGATGTAAGAAACAATCCGGCAAACATTGCGGCGGCCCGTGGAAAGGATGTGAATGGATCGGGTGACTACAACTCACCTAACGGCCAAAAGGACGGATCCAATGCTCTTCTCATTGCTGCAGCGCTCCGAGAAAAACCGGTGATGTTTGATTATTCCAAAACAACGGATGATTTTTACAACTCCCTGATTTCTAGACTCGGAACAGAAGCTCGCGAAGCAAAACAAGAGTATACAACACAAAATGAACTGATGGTGGAACTTGAAAACATGCGTCAGTCTGTGATGGGTGTGAACTTGGATGAAGAGATGGCCAATATGGTTCAGTTCCAACAGTCCTATAACGCATCCGCAAGAATGATCTCCACACTCAATGAAATGTTGGATACCATCATCAATAGGTTAGGTGTATAAAAATGATTCGAATCACTAACATGATGCAGAACAATTCCTTGGTGCGGAACTTAAACCGCCACCAAGTGGCTATGGACGAAACCCAAACCCAACTGGGGACGGGATTAAAAATCCGCAAACCTTCGGACGATCCAGGGGCTGCCACAAACCAAATGTACTTTCGTTCCCGATTGAACGAACTTTCTCAGTATGAGGAAAACATTGGGGATGGATACCAAAGGTTACAACAAATCGATGGTGTTCTCGACAAAATGGGAGAAATTTTCCAAAGAGCTCGGGTTCTTACGGTGCAAGCCGGAAACGGAATTTACCAAGGGGACAAGGGTTTTGAATTGGAAGTGGCTATCGGTAAAGAGATAGACCAACATTTACGTGCGATTGTAGATCTTGCGAACGCTCGGGATGCTACCGGACAACCTTTGTTTGGTGGTCATGTGATTGAACGTCCTCCTTTTGAACCAATTGAATCTAAAATCAAAGGTTTACAAGGCCTTGAACTCAAAAACCAATACGTGGGAGTTGAGTATCGTGGTGATATCGGCGAACAACTCCGCGAAATTGAAAAGGGCGAATACATCCCGATCACCATTCCTGGTAACAAAGTGTTTTGGGGAACGAACGTAAGCGTCACTTCCAAGGTGGACAACTCTGCTTACCAAGCCACTTCCGACCAAAAGTTCAAAATTGATGGAGTAGAGATCCATGTCTCCGTGGGTGATACCATTGATGATGTGATTGATAAAATTAACAATGCTCCATTGGAAGTGAAAGCAAGTAAACTTGCCCAAGATAACGTTTCTATTTCCTCTACAGCGCCTCACCAAATATGGTTGGAAGATGTGGATGGAGGGACAGTTCTTCGTGACATTGGGCTTGTGGAACCAAGTGCGAGTGAACCACCGAATAACTTCTCTAAGTCGGCGACAGTAACTGGACTTTCAGTCTTTGATGTTCTCATCCAACTCAGAAATGACCTCATCCAAAAAGACCAAGAACGAATTGGTGGAAGGGATTTGGGTGATTTGGACTTAGCGTTGGAAAATATCCTTCGTCATCGGGCAACGATTGGGGCTCGTATGAATCGTTTGGAACAACATGAAGATCGAGTCTCTTACGACAAAATGTATATGACAGAGCTTCTGGCTAAAAATGAAGGGATTGATTTTCCAGAAACGATAATGAATATGAAGTGGTTAGAAACAATTCATAGTTATGCGCTCAATGTCGGTTCTAAAATTATCAAACCAACTTTGATGGATTTCCTTCGGTAAAAGAAACTAAATGACGGAAATATTAGAAAGAATAGAAACTACAGGAACTAGAATGTCGGTAACGATTCACACAAAACCTTTCGGAACCATCCAAGTGGACTCCAAACAAATCTTAAAATTCCCTCAAGGATTGTTAGGGTTTGATGAATTTGATGAATACGCACTCATCGAAGAGAGTGCCGAAAGTCCTTTCAAATGGTTACAATCCACAAAAGAATCGGGACTGGCATTTATTGTCATCCAACCTGAACTATTTATGAACGACTATAAACCGGCAATTTCTGATGAGGAACTCCATGACATTGGACTTGGTTCTTGGAAAGAAGGACTTATTTTCCTCATAGTCACTATTCCTCATGACAATCCTAAAGGAATGACTGCGAACTTACAAGGGCCTATCATTCTCAATGGAAAAGAGGGAAAGGGAAAACAATGTATTTCTCGAGATGAAAATCATCCAATACGAAAAAACATCATTGAGTCTATGGAAGAGATGTCTTCCGAAAAGGTATAATCCGTGTTAGTTCTTGCAAGGAGGAGCAACCAATCCATTATGATCGGTGACGATATCGAAATTGTCATTGTAGATATTAAGGGTGACCAAGTAAAGATTGGTGTAAAGGCTCCAAAAAATGTTTCCGTTCATCGTGCGGAAGTGTATAAAGAAATCCAGGAAGAAAATAAAAAAGCTGCCGGCGCTAACATCAAACCTGAAGATTTGGGCAAACTTGGCGATTTGTTCAAAAAGAAAACTTAACTTGATCTTTCGCTAGATTAGAGTTTCCCTGGAATTTAACTCTGGGGAGTATCTTTAACTTTGAAACGTAAAATTTTAGTTTGGCTGTTACCTTTAATCGTCGTTTGGTTCCAACGTTTGATTGGGCTCACTTCTAGATTTCGTTTTCTCACAAACGAAGCATACGAAGAATTATTTAAAAACAAAAAACCATTTATCTATTCCATCTGGCATACGAACGTTCTGTACTCTCCTTATTTGCATCGAGGAAAAAACGTAGCCGTTTTAATTTCCGAATCCAAAGACGGGGACTACATCAACCAAGTGGTGCACCGGTTTGGAAACACAAGCATTCGTGGCAGTAGTTCCAAAGGTGGATCTAAGGCTTTAAAGGCTGTGATCCAACATTTAAAAAAAGGTCTGCCTGCCGCATTTACACCTGA
Above is a window of Leptospira wolbachii serovar Codice str. CDC DNA encoding:
- a CDS encoding lysophospholipid acyltransferase family protein — its product is MKRKILVWLLPLIVVWFQRLIGLTSRFRFLTNEAYEELFKNKKPFIYSIWHTNVLYSPYLHRGKNVAVLISESKDGDYINQVVHRFGNTSIRGSSSKGGSKALKAVIQHLKKGLPAAFTPDGPRGPAFIVQPGLIAAAQVTQVPIIPFHYECSRQWILERAWDKHRVPKPFTTFVVSYGDPILVPRNLNEEEFEAMRLKVEEAMLNNRNRAMAEAERIYKGDSR
- a CDS encoding DUF1289 domain-containing protein, which codes for MSLKSPCTKVCMMDPDSGLCAGCFRTIEEIGNWSAMSEEERERIWSELPQRKAGNSLK
- the flgN gene encoding flagellar export chaperone FlgN encodes the protein MLDWVESLRSLFTNEIDCYKRLLELEGKKRAAIHSADGKSLESFVKESYHIMVEASELERIRMKAIEDVYEKEKFTKDESSITLTNFLNQLDRESNFKLKTFALELKKVVADLKDAIITNDKLLKTRKEFLQTTVDSLQELSKEKVYTSHKQPTRRGQGQKGAIILNATA
- a CDS encoding flagellar hook-associated protein 3, with amino-acid sequence MRITNMMQNNSLVRNLNRHQVAMDETQTQLGTGLKIRKPSDDPGAATNQMYFRSRLNELSQYEENIGDGYQRLQQIDGVLDKMGEIFQRARVLTVQAGNGIYQGDKGFELEVAIGKEIDQHLRAIVDLANARDATGQPLFGGHVIERPPFEPIESKIKGLQGLELKNQYVGVEYRGDIGEQLREIEKGEYIPITIPGNKVFWGTNVSVTSKVDNSAYQATSDQKFKIDGVEIHVSVGDTIDDVIDKINNAPLEVKASKLAQDNVSISSTAPHQIWLEDVDGGTVLRDIGLVEPSASEPPNNFSKSATVTGLSVFDVLIQLRNDLIQKDQERIGGRDLGDLDLALENILRHRATIGARMNRLEQHEDRVSYDKMYMTELLAKNEGIDFPETIMNMKWLETIHSYALNVGSKIIKPTLMDFLR
- the flgK gene encoding flagellar hook-associated protein FlgK, yielding MGSTFQGIEIGKRGLSVHQQAIQTTGHNISNADNKHYARQRVVMNSMDPIYDPAFNRAEVPGQIGQGVKISEIERVRDNFIDDRIIDSSSLKEYWGKKNDYLYQVETVFNEPTGTTLRSMMDQFWSSWEDLSNYPEETAHRAVVQEKAEALGSRMEDVYRKLSLLRDQSNREIESKVNHLNTVAENIKSLNEKITKSQALGDNPNDLLDRRDELLQELAGMADITIGRSDEDELMVFIGQQILVQGQKVHKIDLVGNPNNDGLLDLKWSQTGDTVLLRQGSIQALYEIRDKILVEKINAVDALAINAMDVINEIHKDGFGLNGKTNLNFFESRALATNTFGEIDTDGDGLNDKTAVFRVTGRTSIDADRPIGISGTMRFLKASPGGETEVLVPYSKDDTLNAVIKRINRSETGVVAYMSHDNQLALKATTNSLDKKENFMIRHLEDSGELLVGLTGILTATGVAGSFDYRKIGEINKFQANAQDITLTPMYHPSSFFKMSEDVRNNPANIAAARGKDVNGSGDYNSPNGQKDGSNALLIAAALREKPVMFDYSKTTDDFYNSLISRLGTEAREAKQEYTTQNELMVELENMRQSVMGVNLDEEMANMVQFQQSYNASARMISTLNEMLDTIINRLGV
- the fliW gene encoding flagellar assembly protein FliW, whose translation is MSVTIHTKPFGTIQVDSKQILKFPQGLLGFDEFDEYALIEESAESPFKWLQSTKESGLAFIVIQPELFMNDYKPAISDEELHDIGLGSWKEGLIFLIVTIPHDNPKGMTANLQGPIILNGKEGKGKQCISRDENHPIRKNIIESMEEMSSEKV
- the csrA gene encoding carbon storage regulator CsrA codes for the protein MLVLARRSNQSIMIGDDIEIVIVDIKGDQVKIGVKAPKNVSVHRAEVYKEIQEENKKAAGANIKPEDLGKLGDLFKKKT